A region of Chitinophaga horti DNA encodes the following proteins:
- a CDS encoding alpha/beta hydrolase — protein MGLLPGKNLFIPRKKGLKIGGTRKEQDAPFIEHFAANGDKRNGAAILICPGGGYGHLAVGHEGSDVAKFFNNEGFDAIVLHYRLNDAEQSGSRYPDQYNDVTTAMRIVKSKASGWKVDPEKIGVIGFSAGGHLASMLTTIHTPANAEAKNTSEKFSSRPAFSVLVYPVISLSADFKHAGSARNLLGADPRPGLADSLSTQTRVNAQTPPTMLIHSTDDKTVPVENSLVFYNALKANKIPASLHIFDHGGHGYGMAPKDPVINTWPGVAVLWIREKLKL, from the coding sequence ATCGGTCTTCTCCCAGGAAAAAATTTATTTATACCCCGAAAAAAGGGGCTAAAGATAGGCGGTACCCGAAAAGAGCAGGATGCCCCTTTTATTGAGCACTTCGCGGCGAATGGAGACAAACGTAATGGTGCAGCTATTCTCATTTGTCCGGGCGGTGGCTACGGACATTTAGCCGTTGGGCATGAAGGATCGGACGTGGCTAAGTTTTTTAACAACGAGGGATTTGACGCGATCGTTCTTCACTACCGCCTCAACGATGCGGAACAAAGCGGCTCCCGTTATCCCGATCAATATAATGATGTAACGACCGCCATGCGCATTGTAAAATCCAAAGCGTCCGGCTGGAAGGTGGACCCGGAAAAAATCGGTGTAATCGGTTTTTCTGCCGGCGGGCACCTCGCCTCTATGCTTACGACAATTCATACTCCGGCGAATGCCGAAGCTAAAAATACTTCAGAGAAATTCAGTTCGCGGCCGGCATTTTCGGTGTTGGTATACCCGGTGATCTCGCTCTCTGCTGATTTCAAGCATGCAGGAAGTGCACGCAATCTGTTAGGGGCTGATCCGCGGCCCGGACTGGCAGATTCACTATCTACCCAAACCCGTGTAAATGCACAAACGCCACCGACCATGCTAATCCACTCTACCGACGATAAAACCGTACCGGTAGAAAACAGTCTGGTGTTCTATAACGCACTCAAAGCAAACAAGATACCAGCGAGCCTGCACATCTTCGACCATGGCGGCCACGGTTACGGCATGGCGCCGAAAGACCCGGTGATTAATACCTGGCCTGGTGTAGCGGTGCTGTGGATCCGCGAAAAGCTGAAGTTGTAA
- a CDS encoding hydroxypyruvate isomerase family protein, producing MERRKFLQQGTLAGIGSLAFGAATANSVTADSTLQEKGKPFNLDYAPHSGMFKNSAGESFLDQIRFMYDQGFRSLEDNGMMGRSKDEQEKVAQLMSKLGMRMGVFVIDAGDNWKVSLATGKQEFKDRFVEVCNKAVEVAKRVNAKWMTVVPGYFERNLPIGVQTGNVIDALRLGSDILAKHNLTMVLEPLSDNPDLFLRTADQTYMICRAVNSPACKILYDIYHMQRNTGQLIPNMDWCWSEIAYIQIGDNPGRKEPTSGEINYKNIFKYLHKKGFKGVLGMEHGNAKPGKEGEEALIKAYRESDNFL from the coding sequence ATGGAAAGAAGAAAATTCCTCCAGCAGGGAACGCTGGCGGGGATCGGTTCCCTCGCGTTTGGAGCCGCCACCGCCAACAGCGTAACCGCAGATTCCACGTTACAAGAAAAAGGAAAACCCTTTAACCTTGACTATGCTCCACATTCTGGTATGTTTAAGAACAGCGCCGGCGAAAGTTTTCTCGATCAGATCCGTTTTATGTACGACCAGGGCTTCCGCAGCCTGGAAGATAACGGTATGATGGGCCGCAGCAAGGATGAGCAGGAAAAGGTGGCCCAGCTGATGAGCAAACTCGGTATGCGTATGGGTGTGTTTGTGATAGATGCAGGCGACAACTGGAAAGTATCGCTCGCCACCGGTAAGCAGGAGTTCAAAGACCGGTTCGTTGAGGTATGTAACAAAGCCGTTGAAGTGGCCAAACGTGTAAACGCCAAATGGATGACGGTAGTGCCAGGCTATTTCGAGCGTAATCTGCCTATCGGTGTGCAAACAGGTAATGTGATAGATGCGCTGCGCCTCGGGTCCGACATCCTGGCTAAACATAACTTAACCATGGTACTGGAACCGCTGAGCGATAATCCTGATTTGTTCCTTCGCACTGCGGATCAAACATATATGATCTGCCGCGCCGTGAACAGCCCTGCCTGTAAAATACTGTACGACATTTACCACATGCAACGCAACACTGGCCAGCTGATCCCGAATATGGACTGGTGCTGGAGCGAGATCGCTTACATTCAGATCGGTGACAATCCAGGCCGCAAAGAGCCGACATCCGGCGAGATCAACTATAAAAACATTTTTAAGTATCTACATAAAAAAGGTTTTAAAGGCGTACTGGGCATGGAGCATGGTAATGCCAAACCCGGGAAAGAAGGAGAGGAGGCGCTGATTAAAGCGTACCGCGAAAGCGATAACTTCCTGTAA
- a CDS encoding glycosyltransferase: MLIAAEGKHAALLAQEFPQLTILPLAGYKITYAKRGVFFGLKIVQQIPKIYRAVANEQAWLRKTVKEHGIDAVISDNRFGLSLPDLPCVFISHQLLIKTPFGGITERILKKINFFYIRKYTECWVPDFKDEPNLSGELAHLEDMPGNVTYLGCLSRFEKKPNVTQKYDLLVLISGPEPQRTRLEELIISQIKPLPVKALIVSGKPDQAFRNEIATGITHVSHLNAKELNDAVLASGLVLCRSGYTTLMDLAKLDKKAILVPTPGQTEQEYLGKWLMDKGYFYNVPQHQFDLAKALKASKNFPFRSFSQEQDMNAYKAVVRRFVDSLHAKEKVLAAV; encoded by the coding sequence GTGCTTATTGCAGCAGAGGGAAAGCACGCCGCACTGCTCGCTCAGGAGTTTCCGCAACTGACCATTTTACCCCTGGCCGGCTATAAAATCACCTACGCAAAACGAGGTGTATTTTTCGGACTGAAGATCGTGCAACAAATACCTAAAATCTACCGGGCAGTGGCCAACGAACAGGCCTGGCTCCGCAAAACGGTGAAGGAACACGGCATCGATGCGGTGATTTCCGACAATCGCTTTGGATTATCTCTTCCTGATTTACCCTGCGTTTTCATCTCTCACCAGCTATTAATTAAAACGCCTTTTGGAGGAATTACGGAGCGCATCTTAAAGAAAATCAACTTTTTTTATATTAGGAAATACACTGAGTGCTGGGTGCCCGACTTTAAAGACGAACCTAACCTCAGTGGCGAACTCGCTCATCTCGAGGACATGCCAGGCAATGTTACCTACCTGGGCTGTCTCTCCCGCTTCGAAAAGAAGCCGAACGTTACTCAAAAATACGATCTGCTCGTCCTCATCTCTGGTCCTGAACCACAGCGCACCCGGTTGGAAGAGCTCATCATCTCCCAAATAAAACCGCTACCAGTAAAGGCCTTGATCGTGAGCGGCAAGCCGGACCAGGCATTCCGTAATGAAATTGCCACCGGCATAACTCACGTTAGTCACCTCAACGCCAAAGAACTGAACGACGCTGTGCTGGCTTCCGGGCTGGTATTATGCCGCTCTGGCTACACCACGCTGATGGACCTTGCTAAGCTCGACAAAAAGGCGATACTGGTGCCTACGCCGGGGCAAACCGAACAGGAGTACCTGGGTAAATGGCTGATGGACAAAGGCTATTTCTATAATGTACCGCAACACCAGTTCGACCTGGCCAAAGCATTGAAAGCATCCAAAAACTTCCCTTTCCGCTCCTTTAGCCAGGAACAGGATATGAACGCTTACAAGGCCGTTGTGCGCAGGTTTGTCGATTCGCTGCATGCGAAAGAAAAGGTGCTGGCAGCGGTTTAA
- a CDS encoding DUF1772 domain-containing protein, with protein sequence MILQFVLLIQLLAFGILAGQSFYYLVCFSSVLRDLPAREYILIRQSIDRHIIKPFKITYLVGFFSCLASVCLLLAASFQWRHAWWYAAILFFLFDLLLALKGNNPINKEIAGWNAEHYPADWQVYRDRWAKIFAWRKVLAVGYFILMMIFLVSAMNG encoded by the coding sequence ATGATACTACAATTTGTGCTGCTCATTCAGCTGCTCGCGTTCGGCATATTGGCCGGACAATCGTTCTATTATCTGGTTTGCTTTTCCTCTGTGCTGCGCGATTTACCGGCCCGCGAGTACATACTCATCAGGCAATCTATTGATCGACACATTATTAAACCGTTTAAAATCACTTACCTGGTTGGCTTCTTCAGCTGTTTGGCCTCCGTTTGCCTGTTGCTGGCAGCCAGCTTCCAGTGGCGCCATGCGTGGTGGTATGCTGCTATCTTGTTTTTTCTTTTTGATCTACTGCTGGCGCTGAAGGGGAATAATCCCATCAACAAGGAAATTGCGGGCTGGAACGCGGAACATTACCCCGCAGACTGGCAGGTTTATCGCGACCGTTGGGCTAAAATTTTTGCCTGGCGGAAGGTATTGGCTGTTGGTTATTTTATATTAATGATGATATTCCTGGTGTCTGCTATGAATGGGTAA
- a CDS encoding GNAT family N-acetyltransferase, which translates to MIETSRLQLLPCTLHHFEALFQGEEVLANLLDITVPDDWTEYPEMVLLAYDKLRNDPTMLGWFFYLVIHKEDKRLIGTGGFKGKPGESGVVEVGYEIAPDYREKGYATEMVQALISFSFSHSYIKTVRAHTLEEYNAAVKVLQKAGMHFAGAFTSEEDDELWRWEINRSDFKP; encoded by the coding sequence ATGATCGAAACCTCAAGGTTACAATTGTTACCCTGCACGCTCCATCATTTCGAAGCCCTTTTCCAGGGCGAAGAAGTGTTGGCCAACTTGCTGGACATTACCGTACCTGATGACTGGACCGAATATCCCGAAATGGTATTACTCGCATACGACAAGCTGCGTAACGACCCCACTATGCTTGGCTGGTTTTTTTATCTCGTGATTCATAAAGAAGATAAACGATTAATCGGTACCGGCGGCTTCAAGGGCAAGCCGGGTGAAAGTGGCGTGGTGGAAGTTGGCTATGAAATTGCTCCCGACTACCGCGAAAAAGGCTACGCGACCGAAATGGTACAGGCCCTGATCAGCTTCTCCTTTAGTCATTCTTACATTAAAACGGTTAGAGCGCATACCCTCGAGGAATATAATGCGGCAGTAAAGGTGCTGCAAAAGGCCGGGATGCACTTCGCCGGCGCATTTACAAGCGAGGAAGATGATGAACTTTGGCGCTGGGAGATAAACCGCAGCGATTTTAAGCCGTAA
- a CDS encoding YitT family protein — MSTRRERIARLSIIQNAQDASLIAIGVLLASVGLKCFLLPNGFLDGGVTGISLLINRLTGISISLLIVLLNVPFILLAYKQLSKIFTIKTLAAIVGLAACLVFFNAPVLTHDKLLIAIFGGFFLGAGIGLSVRGGAVLDGTEVLALFINRKTVLSVGEVIMYFNVIIFAVAALLINVETALYAMLTYLSASKTVDFVISGFEEYIALTVISNQSDLVRKTLTLKLKKGVTVFKGKSGYGKRGEVDNEIDIIYTVVTRLEVHKIIDEIEKIDEKAFIIQHNINDTKGGMIKRRATHV; from the coding sequence ATGAGCACCCGGAGAGAAAGGATCGCGCGCCTGAGCATCATTCAAAACGCGCAGGACGCTTCGCTGATCGCCATTGGCGTATTGCTGGCCTCCGTCGGCCTCAAGTGTTTCCTTTTACCCAATGGTTTCCTCGACGGCGGGGTAACCGGTATCTCGTTGCTCATCAACCGGCTTACAGGCATTTCCATCTCGTTACTGATCGTGCTGCTGAACGTGCCGTTCATACTACTTGCTTACAAGCAACTGTCGAAGATTTTTACGATCAAAACGTTGGCGGCGATTGTGGGACTGGCGGCCTGCCTGGTGTTTTTTAATGCGCCGGTACTTACGCACGATAAATTACTGATCGCGATCTTCGGCGGCTTCTTCCTCGGGGCAGGCATTGGCCTCAGCGTTCGCGGCGGCGCCGTGCTTGATGGAACGGAAGTACTCGCGCTATTCATCAACCGGAAAACTGTTCTTTCCGTGGGAGAAGTAATTATGTACTTCAACGTGATCATATTTGCCGTGGCAGCGCTGCTCATCAATGTGGAAACGGCGCTTTACGCCATGCTCACTTACCTGTCGGCCTCCAAAACGGTCGACTTCGTGATCAGTGGTTTTGAGGAATACATCGCGCTGACTGTCATTTCTAACCAAAGCGACCTGGTACGCAAAACGCTTACGCTCAAATTAAAGAAGGGCGTAACGGTGTTTAAAGGCAAAAGCGGTTACGGAAAACGTGGGGAGGTAGATAATGAGATTGATATCATCTACACGGTCGTAACGCGGCTGGAGGTGCACAAAATCATCGATGAGATAGAAAAGATCGATGAAAAGGCGTTTATCATTCAGCACAACATCAACGATACCAAGGGAGGCATGATCAAACGCCGCGCCACGCATGTGTAG
- a CDS encoding formimidoylglutamase, translated as MIDFSHLQDFLSPVSKSFLNDENEYDDYQIGHVVDLYDEDSIPDFDAAHIILLGVGEQRGGAARKTSHTGPDTIRSEFYRLYHWHRDLKIADAGNLLPGNSLIDAYAAMRTVLTEFIDANKTVIILGGSHDLTYAQYRAYADKKYIIEISVADALIDLMEESSTADTGFLMTMFTEQPNYIRHYNHIGFQSYFVQPRMLETLDKLRFDCFRLGKVRENLEEIEPVLRNTDMFSVDLNMIKHADSPANSLSPNGFSGEEACALSRYAGMSSQLSTYGLYGYNPAKDKDNLTAKQVAQMLWYFMDGRSVKAKEAMLHEKEAFLEFHIAFTDINTTFIKSKKTGRWWMQLPDKQFIPCAYSDYLIASNNEIPERWLRSQERL; from the coding sequence ATGATTGACTTTTCGCACCTCCAAGACTTCTTATCGCCTGTTTCCAAGTCATTTTTGAATGACGAGAATGAATATGACGACTATCAGATCGGTCACGTTGTAGACCTCTACGACGAAGACAGCATTCCCGATTTTGATGCGGCGCATATTATATTATTAGGCGTTGGTGAACAACGTGGCGGTGCTGCGCGCAAGACGAGCCATACTGGCCCGGATACGATCCGCAGCGAATTTTACCGCCTTTACCACTGGCATCGCGACCTTAAAATCGCAGACGCGGGCAACCTTCTTCCCGGCAATAGCCTCATCGATGCTTACGCTGCCATGCGCACCGTTCTCACCGAGTTTATTGACGCCAACAAAACGGTAATCATCCTCGGCGGTTCCCACGACCTTACTTACGCACAATATCGCGCCTACGCCGATAAAAAATATATCATCGAAATATCTGTGGCAGATGCGCTCATCGACCTGATGGAGGAATCGTCTACTGCAGATACCGGCTTCCTGATGACGATGTTCACCGAACAGCCAAACTATATTCGCCACTACAATCACATCGGCTTCCAGAGCTATTTTGTACAGCCACGTATGCTCGAAACACTGGACAAGCTCCGTTTCGACTGCTTCCGCCTGGGCAAAGTGCGCGAAAACCTGGAGGAAATTGAGCCCGTGCTTCGCAACACCGACATGTTTAGCGTAGACCTCAACATGATCAAACATGCAGACTCGCCGGCCAACAGCCTTTCTCCGAATGGCTTTAGCGGCGAAGAGGCCTGTGCGCTCTCCCGCTACGCAGGTATGAGTTCCCAGCTGAGTACGTATGGCCTTTACGGTTATAACCCCGCGAAGGATAAAGACAATCTCACCGCCAAACAGGTGGCGCAAATGTTATGGTACTTTATGGACGGCCGCTCCGTTAAAGCCAAGGAGGCCATGCTGCACGAAAAAGAAGCATTCCTCGAGTTTCACATCGCGTTTACCGACATCAACACTACTTTTATCAAGAGTAAAAAAACCGGCCGTTGGTGGATGCAGCTGCCGGATAAACAATTTATCCCTTGCGCTTACAGCGACTACCTGATTGCGAGCAACAATGAAATACCGGAGCGCTGGCTGCGGTCGCAGGAAAGGCTGTAG
- a CDS encoding formylglycine-generating enzyme family protein, with protein sequence MTKKTVAFLLPALLTGAAFAQTKTEFTAYDQKVPGSEISFKMVPIKAGEFMIGSPASEKNRSADEGPRKKVAVEAFWMGATEVTFEAYDFYADPDKETNLPDGMTRPSPPYIDLTLGMGKAGGFPANSMSQYGALMYCKWLYKKTGVFYRLPTEAEWEYACRAGSTTAYPYGEDTSKLSQYAWFAGNSESKYHKVGELKPNAWGLYDMLGNVAEWTLDQYDADYLAKMDAKSPWNKPTAKNPRTIKGGHYADPAGRLRSAARLKSDMDWNRRDPQIPRSYWWNADSPFIGFRLVRPVKQPSAEEVEKFFEEIVDQYKGSR encoded by the coding sequence ATGACGAAAAAAACTGTGGCCTTTCTGCTACCGGCCTTGTTGACCGGTGCGGCCTTTGCACAAACAAAAACTGAGTTCACCGCATACGACCAAAAAGTTCCAGGATCGGAAATCTCTTTTAAAATGGTGCCCATCAAAGCGGGCGAGTTTATGATCGGTAGTCCCGCTTCGGAGAAAAACCGCAGTGCGGACGAAGGTCCCCGTAAAAAAGTGGCTGTAGAAGCCTTTTGGATGGGCGCGACGGAGGTTACGTTCGAAGCATATGACTTTTACGCCGATCCGGACAAAGAAACGAACCTGCCGGATGGTATGACGCGGCCGAGCCCTCCTTATATCGACCTCACGCTTGGTATGGGCAAAGCTGGGGGCTTCCCGGCGAACAGCATGAGCCAGTATGGTGCGCTCATGTACTGTAAATGGCTATACAAAAAGACGGGCGTGTTTTACCGCCTGCCGACAGAAGCGGAGTGGGAATATGCCTGCCGCGCCGGCTCCACTACTGCTTATCCTTACGGGGAGGACACTTCCAAACTGTCGCAATACGCCTGGTTTGCCGGCAACAGCGAATCAAAATATCATAAGGTAGGTGAACTGAAGCCCAACGCCTGGGGACTATATGACATGCTCGGCAACGTGGCCGAATGGACGCTGGACCAGTACGACGCCGACTATCTTGCTAAAATGGATGCGAAATCGCCCTGGAATAAACCTACTGCTAAGAATCCACGCACCATCAAAGGCGGTCACTATGCCGACCCGGCCGGTCGCCTGCGCAGTGCAGCACGTCTGAAATCAGACATGGACTGGAACCGCCGCGATCCACAAATTCCACGCAGCTACTGGTGGAACGCGGACTCGCCTTTTATCGGCTTCAGGCTGGTGCGCCCGGTGAAGCAACCCAGCGCCGAAGAGGTAGAGAAATTTTTTGAAGAAATTGTTGATCAGTATAAAGGTTCCCGCTAA
- a CDS encoding arsenate reductase family protein, with translation MKKIYHLSSCSTCQRILGEVGAVEKGVKLQDIKTEPITPAQLDEMKSLSGTYESLFSRRSMKYRPMGLHEKTLSENDYRDLILQEYTFLKRPVAIIGKSIFVGNDKKTVEALKVALEK, from the coding sequence ATGAAAAAAATCTACCATTTATCATCCTGCAGCACTTGTCAGCGAATTTTAGGGGAAGTTGGCGCTGTGGAAAAAGGCGTCAAACTGCAGGACATAAAAACCGAACCGATCACACCCGCGCAACTCGACGAAATGAAGTCGCTGTCCGGCACATATGAATCACTTTTCAGCCGCCGCTCTATGAAATACCGTCCGATGGGACTGCATGAGAAAACCTTGAGCGAAAACGACTACCGCGATCTCATTTTACAGGAATACACTTTCCTGAAACGCCCCGTAGCCATTATCGGCAAAAGCATTTTTGTAGGGAATGATAAGAAAACGGTGGAAGCCCTAAAGGTCGCTTTAGAAAAATAG
- the polA gene encoding DNA polymerase I, whose product MSKKLFLLDAMALIYRAYYALIRSPRITSKGRNTNAQFGFTSTLFDLINKEKPTHIAVAFDTHAPTERHTDFVDYKANREEAPEDLLDALPDIKKIIEGFNIPVLELDGYEADDIIGTVAWQAAAQGYEVYMVTPDKDYGQLVKDNIFIWKPPYQGNKEEILGPKEICAKWQIKDVHQVIDILGMMGDAVDNIPGIPGVGEKTAMKLLAEYHSLENVLANADKIGGKMGEKIKAGAESAILSKKLATIITNVPVEFHEENYCIKEMQKDVLSEIFTELEFKSLGKRILGEGFNALTSDPSKPVQQDLFGNAIEGAVKTEAVAEESEGPQFGLQADKNIENTPHEYHLSDTPEKQQELVNILLTHAEICFDTETTGTDANNVELVGMSFACKPGEAWYVPVPTGRDQALAVLSIFKPLFDAMDITFIGQNLKYDMLVLKWYDYEIKGKIFDTMLAHYLIEPEGRRSMDLLSAQYLQYAPVSIETLIGKKGKNQGNMRDVEIEKIKDYAAEDADITLQLKEKFLPIIDAKEVANVFYDVENPLVKVLVDMEFEGIAIDHITLSDYSRQLGEDIRRAEESVYEQAGVRFNLGSPKQLGEVLFEKLQLDPKAKKTRTGQYATGEDVLAKLASKSKIVEDILIYRELSKLKSTYVDALPLMVNPRTGRVHTSYNQAVAVTGRLSSNNPNLQNIPIRTERGREVRKAFVPRNAGYTLLSADYSQIELRIIAAISEDESMISAFQNGIDIHTATAAKVYGVELSDVTSDMRRNAKSVNFGIIYGQSAFGLSENLGIARSEAKMLIDNYFAQYPAIKEYMEKQVTFAQTTGYVQTQLGRKRWLKDINSSNAVVRGYAERNAINMPIQGTAADMIKLAMISIHKEMKQQNFKSKMLLQVHDELVFDAHVDELDRLKPLILDCMKRALPLRVPVEAEIGTGANWLEAH is encoded by the coding sequence ATGAGTAAGAAATTGTTTTTATTAGATGCAATGGCGCTTATTTATCGCGCCTATTACGCATTGATCCGTAGCCCGCGTATTACGAGCAAGGGCCGCAATACCAATGCGCAATTCGGTTTTACTTCCACCTTGTTCGACCTCATTAACAAAGAAAAACCTACCCACATTGCCGTAGCTTTCGATACGCATGCGCCTACCGAAAGGCATACGGACTTTGTCGATTATAAAGCCAACCGCGAAGAAGCACCGGAAGACCTGCTCGACGCGTTGCCGGACATAAAAAAAATAATAGAAGGATTTAATATTCCCGTGCTGGAACTGGACGGTTACGAAGCGGACGACATTATTGGTACCGTCGCCTGGCAGGCAGCTGCGCAGGGTTACGAAGTATACATGGTTACGCCCGACAAAGATTATGGACAGCTGGTGAAAGATAACATCTTCATCTGGAAGCCGCCTTACCAGGGTAACAAAGAAGAAATCCTTGGTCCAAAAGAGATTTGCGCTAAATGGCAGATTAAAGATGTGCACCAGGTGATCGATATCTTAGGAATGATGGGCGATGCGGTGGACAACATTCCCGGCATACCCGGCGTGGGCGAGAAAACGGCGATGAAGCTGCTCGCTGAATATCACTCCCTCGAAAATGTACTCGCCAACGCCGATAAAATTGGCGGCAAAATGGGTGAGAAAATTAAAGCAGGCGCAGAAAGCGCGATCCTCTCGAAGAAACTGGCAACCATCATTACCAATGTTCCGGTGGAGTTTCACGAAGAAAACTACTGCATCAAAGAAATGCAGAAGGATGTTTTGTCGGAGATTTTTACAGAACTGGAGTTTAAGTCCCTTGGCAAACGCATCCTCGGCGAAGGTTTTAATGCCCTCACCAGCGACCCATCGAAGCCGGTACAGCAAGACCTGTTCGGCAACGCGATAGAAGGCGCCGTGAAAACTGAAGCGGTGGCTGAAGAGTCGGAAGGACCGCAATTTGGTTTGCAGGCAGATAAAAATATTGAGAATACGCCGCACGAATATCATTTATCAGATACGCCCGAAAAGCAACAGGAGCTGGTAAACATCTTACTCACCCACGCAGAGATTTGCTTCGATACGGAAACCACCGGTACCGATGCGAATAATGTGGAGTTGGTGGGCATGAGCTTCGCCTGCAAACCTGGAGAGGCCTGGTACGTACCCGTGCCCACAGGTCGCGATCAGGCGCTGGCCGTGCTCTCTATCTTCAAACCGCTGTTCGACGCGATGGATATTACTTTCATCGGACAGAACCTGAAGTATGATATGCTGGTCTTAAAGTGGTATGACTACGAGATCAAAGGCAAAATATTCGATACCATGCTCGCGCACTACCTGATTGAACCAGAAGGTCGCCGTAGTATGGATTTGCTGAGTGCGCAATACCTGCAGTACGCGCCGGTCTCCATCGAAACGCTCATTGGAAAAAAAGGAAAGAACCAGGGCAACATGCGTGACGTCGAAATCGAGAAGATTAAAGACTATGCTGCGGAAGATGCCGATATCACTTTACAACTGAAGGAAAAATTCCTGCCCATCATCGATGCAAAAGAAGTAGCCAATGTGTTTTATGATGTGGAAAACCCGCTTGTAAAAGTATTGGTTGATATGGAGTTTGAAGGTATCGCGATCGATCATATTACACTGTCCGATTATTCGCGGCAATTAGGCGAGGATATTCGCCGTGCGGAGGAAAGTGTGTACGAACAGGCGGGTGTTCGGTTCAACCTCGGTTCGCCCAAACAACTGGGAGAGGTGCTGTTCGAAAAACTGCAACTGGACCCGAAAGCGAAGAAAACCCGTACCGGTCAGTACGCAACAGGTGAAGACGTACTGGCGAAGCTGGCGAGCAAAAGTAAGATCGTTGAAGACATCCTGATTTACCGCGAGTTGAGTAAACTTAAGTCAACTTATGTGGATGCGTTGCCTTTGATGGTAAATCCCCGCACAGGCCGCGTGCATACGTCGTACAACCAGGCAGTTGCGGTGACAGGCCGCCTGAGCTCCAACAATCCCAACCTGCAAAACATACCCATCCGCACTGAGCGTGGCCGCGAAGTACGTAAGGCTTTTGTACCACGTAACGCGGGATATACATTGCTCTCGGCGGATTATTCCCAGATCGAATTGCGCATCATAGCCGCCATCAGCGAAGATGAAAGCATGATCTCCGCTTTCCAGAACGGGATAGATATTCACACTGCCACGGCGGCCAAAGTTTACGGCGTAGAACTGTCGGACGTAACTTCTGACATGCGCCGCAACGCCAAAAGCGTAAACTTCGGCATCATTTACGGGCAGAGCGCTTTCGGCCTCAGCGAAAACCTCGGCATTGCCAGGAGCGAGGCTAAAATGTTGATCGACAACTACTTTGCACAGTATCCGGCGATAAAGGAATATATGGAAAAGCAGGTAACCTTTGCGCAAACGACTGGTTATGTGCAAACGCAACTGGGCCGAAAACGCTGGCTGAAGGATATTAATTCCTCCAACGCGGTGGTGCGTGGTTATGCGGAACGAAATGCGATCAACATGCCGATACAGGGAACTGCCGCGGATATGATCAAACTGGCGATGATCAGCATCCATAAAGAGATGAAGCAACAAAACTTTAAATCGAAGATGTTGCTGCAGGTACATGACGAGTTGGTGTTCGATGCACATGTGGATGAACTGGACCGCCTGAAACCCCTGATTCTCGATTGCATGAAACGTGCGTTGCCATTGCGTGTACCGGTAGAAGCCGAAATTGGTACCGGCGCTAACTGGCTTGAAGCGCATTGA